One window from the genome of Aquificaceae bacterium encodes:
- the amrS gene encoding AmmeMemoRadiSam system radical SAM enzyme — translation MKAVAWLSERKDGKILCKACHQRCLLGEGEYGKCGVRVKEGDSLYLTVYGLVSAINVDPIEKKPLYHFLPSTHSLSIGTVGCNFSCQFCQNWEISQYPQTHNYEVFGEEMNPEEIVRLAELYRTPSISYTYNEPVIFFEFAYHVMKLAREKGIRNVFVTSGYETEEAIDTALPCLDAMNIDLKSFSDDFYRKVCGARLKPVLKTIEYAFKRGIWIEITTLLIPGYNDSEREIKEIARFIASLSKDIPWHVSRFFPAYRMLDVPPTAIEKLKRAYEIGKEEGLNFVYVGNYWNEDLESTYCPGCGKKVIERLGYRTVNHLRDGACSQCGYKLPGVWS, via the coding sequence GTGAAAGCTGTTGCATGGCTCAGTGAAAGGAAAGATGGAAAGATATTGTGTAAAGCCTGCCATCAGAGATGCCTTCTTGGAGAAGGAGAATACGGGAAGTGCGGGGTGAGGGTAAAGGAAGGCGATAGCCTCTACCTGACAGTTTATGGACTTGTGTCCGCCATAAACGTTGACCCTATAGAGAAAAAGCCCCTCTATCACTTTCTACCTTCTACCCACAGCCTTTCCATAGGCACAGTGGGCTGTAACTTTTCCTGTCAGTTCTGCCAGAACTGGGAAATTTCCCAGTATCCCCAGACGCACAATTACGAGGTTTTTGGTGAAGAGATGAATCCGGAAGAAATCGTGAGACTCGCAGAGCTTTACAGAACCCCCTCCATATCCTACACCTACAATGAGCCTGTAATCTTCTTTGAATTTGCCTATCATGTGATGAAACTTGCAAGGGAGAAAGGTATAAGGAATGTTTTTGTCACGAGCGGATACGAAACTGAAGAGGCAATAGACACAGCCTTACCCTGCCTTGATGCCATGAACATAGACCTGAAGTCCTTTTCAGATGATTTTTACAGAAAAGTGTGCGGTGCAAGGCTAAAGCCAGTTCTGAAGACCATAGAATACGCTTTCAAGAGGGGAATATGGATTGAGATAACCACGCTTCTGATACCGGGATACAACGACTCTGAGAGGGAGATAAAGGAAATAGCCCGTTTTATAGCAAGTCTTTCTAAAGACATACCCTGGCACGTATCCAGGTTCTTCCCCGCATACAGGATGCTGGATGTTCCCCCAACCGCAATAGAAAAGCTGAAAAGAGCTTATGAGATTGGCAAGGAGGAGGGGCTTAACTTCGTCTATGTAGGCAACTACTGGAATGAGGACCTTGAGTCCACTTACTGCCCAGGCTGTGGTAAAAAGGTAATAGAAAGGCTTGGCTACAGGACAGTGAACCACCTTAGAGACGGAGCCTGTTCTCAATGTGGATACAAACTACCTGGCGTATGGTCATGA
- a CDS encoding DHH family phosphoesterase, with translation MRGVSGSEKGMKGISGKEWVLLSEFIKPEADLSERLGPLKAQLLANRNLGEEALESRLSRLLPPFGIPNIQEAVELIGSYVKRGKRIVIFGDYDVDGITGTAILYHLLKKAGARVLPLLPSRKRGYGLTKELVIKLSRYADLLITVDNGSTAVEELSHSTIPVIVLDHHNLPEDMPRALMVNPKLGEGGELREIASSGLVFYMSALLRRSLELDLDVRNYLHLACMGTVADVMPMNLINRILVSNGIRLLNHVLKGGFHAPGIRFLMERSGIRDEVSSRDIAFSLAPRLNAPGRVAKPYVALKLLLEDKEEKARVLVERIDRLNQHRRQLSHLAFDKAIQQAREQSQQSVIIVKLEDWAGGVAGIVAGRLSALFSKPAVVISVGKEYSSASVRGVEGMDVHSILKRLSHLFVKWGGHASAAGFTIRTENIPEFESLAIPLFSELSSEEGKLYIDMTLPLCHVDQELYQTIKELEPYGEGFPEPVFLSEPLNLRLVGGSRERLMFRVEGFNLLSWDSNINGRLPLPGAKPRRIVYQPDRRRPNTLLLVDVEV, from the coding sequence GTGCGAGGAGTTTCTGGCTCTGAAAAGGGTATGAAAGGTATTTCTGGAAAAGAATGGGTTCTTCTCAGCGAGTTTATAAAGCCTGAGGCGGACCTTTCTGAAAGGCTTGGACCTCTGAAAGCTCAACTCCTCGCCAACAGAAATCTCGGTGAAGAGGCTCTGGAAAGCAGGCTCAGTAGGCTTCTTCCACCCTTTGGCATTCCAAACATACAGGAGGCTGTAGAACTCATAGGTAGCTACGTAAAGAGGGGCAAGAGGATAGTGATATTTGGAGATTACGATGTGGATGGTATAACGGGCACAGCCATACTCTACCACCTTCTGAAAAAAGCTGGTGCAAGGGTTCTGCCTCTTCTCCCTTCAAGAAAGAGGGGCTACGGGCTTACAAAAGAGCTTGTCATCAAGCTCAGCAGGTATGCGGACCTTCTCATAACCGTGGACAACGGAAGCACTGCAGTGGAAGAACTGAGCCACTCAACTATACCCGTTATAGTGCTTGACCACCACAATCTGCCTGAGGATATGCCAAGAGCTCTAATGGTGAACCCAAAGCTCGGAGAGGGGGGAGAACTCAGAGAGATAGCCTCCTCAGGACTTGTTTTTTATATGTCTGCACTTCTGAGGAGGAGCCTGGAGCTTGACCTGGATGTGCGTAACTATCTGCACCTTGCCTGTATGGGAACTGTGGCAGACGTTATGCCCATGAACTTGATAAACAGGATACTTGTCTCTAACGGTATAAGACTTCTGAACCATGTGCTGAAGGGTGGCTTCCATGCACCCGGCATAAGGTTTTTGATGGAAAGGTCAGGCATTAGGGACGAAGTGAGCTCAAGGGACATTGCCTTTTCCCTTGCACCGAGGCTGAACGCACCCGGCAGGGTTGCCAAGCCTTATGTGGCACTCAAGCTGCTTCTCGAAGATAAGGAAGAAAAGGCAAGGGTCCTGGTGGAAAGGATAGACAGGCTAAACCAGCACAGAAGGCAGTTGAGCCATCTGGCCTTTGATAAGGCTATCCAGCAGGCTCGTGAGCAGAGCCAGCAGAGTGTTATCATAGTCAAGCTTGAGGACTGGGCTGGAGGTGTTGCGGGTATAGTGGCTGGCAGGCTCTCGGCACTCTTCTCAAAACCTGCCGTTGTCATATCAGTGGGTAAGGAATATTCAAGCGCCTCCGTGAGAGGAGTGGAAGGTATGGATGTGCACTCAATACTCAAAAGACTTTCCCATCTTTTTGTTAAATGGGGTGGACATGCCTCTGCGGCAGGCTTCACCATAAGAACAGAAAACATACCAGAATTTGAAAGCCTGGCAATACCTCTTTTCTCCGAACTCTCTTCAGAGGAAGGAAAACTATACATAGACATGACCCTTCCCCTGTGCCATGTGGACCAGGAGCTATACCAGACCATTAAAGAGCTTGAGCCCTACGGTGAAGGTTTTCCTGAGCCTGTATTTCTGTCTGAGCCCCTGAACCTCAGGCTTGTGGGTGGCAGCAGGGAGAGGCTCATGTTTAGGGTTGAGGGCTTCAATCTGCTTTCCTGGGACAGCAATATAAATGGAAGACTACCCCTTCCCGGGGCAAAACCAAGAAGAATAGTCTATCAGCCAGACAGGAGAAGACCCAACACGCTCCTGCTGGTGGATGTGGAGGTCTGA
- a CDS encoding mechanosensitive ion channel family protein: MNIFREYAPLVLILLAIPVAGFFAEKVLFYKLRKLSQKTPWGWDKVLVDALRFMPTLWSFLLAIYLLSEEVRLPKGMIAFKDKFLWVIFILSFALLLSRLVGGFLKLYMSRYREDMPATSLVVQFARVVVLLVGVLVALDKIGIAITPILTALGVGGLAVALALRDTLENLFAGFHVLATRQIKVGDYIRLQSGEEGFVEDITWRNTILRQPANNLIIVPNSKISTSIITNFHMPQPEMNVIVPVGVSYESDLEKVERVTLEVAREVQREVEGAVPDFEPRIRFTAFGDFSINFNVILRAKDFDSQHILRHEFIKRLKRRYEEEGIKIPFPVREVYLTSASKQ, translated from the coding sequence ATGAACATATTCAGAGAGTATGCACCGCTCGTCCTGATACTCCTGGCTATTCCTGTTGCCGGATTCTTTGCAGAAAAGGTTTTGTTTTACAAGCTGAGAAAACTTTCCCAGAAAACACCATGGGGCTGGGATAAGGTGCTTGTGGATGCGTTAAGATTTATGCCCACCTTATGGTCTTTTCTGCTTGCTATCTATCTCCTTTCTGAAGAGGTCAGGCTGCCAAAAGGCATGATTGCCTTCAAAGATAAGTTCCTGTGGGTTATCTTCATCCTCTCCTTTGCTCTACTTCTATCAAGACTCGTAGGAGGCTTTCTGAAACTGTATATGAGTCGCTACAGGGAGGATATGCCAGCCACCTCTCTTGTGGTGCAGTTTGCCCGTGTGGTGGTTCTCCTCGTGGGTGTGCTCGTTGCTCTTGACAAGATTGGCATAGCCATAACCCCCATACTTACGGCCCTCGGTGTGGGAGGTCTGGCGGTGGCTCTGGCTCTCAGGGACACGCTGGAAAACCTCTTTGCAGGTTTTCATGTGCTTGCCACAAGGCAGATAAAGGTTGGAGACTACATAAGGCTTCAGAGTGGCGAGGAGGGTTTTGTGGAAGACATCACCTGGAGAAACACCATCCTCAGACAGCCTGCCAACAACCTCATAATAGTGCCCAACTCCAAGATATCCACCTCCATCATAACCAACTTCCACATGCCCCAGCCGGAGATGAATGTGATAGTCCCTGTGGGAGTATCTTACGAAAGTGATCTGGAGAAGGTAGAGAGAGTCACCCTAGAAGTAGCAAGAGAGGTGCAGAGAGAAGTGGAGGGTGCTGTGCCGGACTTTGAACCAAGAATTCGCTTTACTGCCTTTGGGGATTTTTCCATCAACTTTAACGTGATACTGAGGGCAAAGGACTTTGACAGCCAGCACATTCTCAGGCACGAGTTTATAAAAAGACTTAAAAGACGATACGAGGAAGAAGGTATAAAGATACCTTTCCCTGTAAGGGAGGTCTATCTAACTTCTGCCTCCAAACAGTAG
- the amrB gene encoding AmmeMemoRadiSam system protein B — protein MIVRKPAVAGYFYPSDPYELKRRVEELMEETLEPRGEVMGLIAPHAGYDYSGRTAGKVYSLIKDKLIRRVLLIGPSHFVDFDGYSFGSFEAFETPLGRVFVDRLSVEKYAGERREFFQDEPHLWEHSLEVQLPFLQLALGEFLLIPVVYGRVRAQELKKLIEHFCKEDTLFVISSDLSHYYDEQTAKRLDSHCHAWILYGDKEQKGWCEACGKKGIEGALLYAKGKNMRAILVHYSTSAKASGDRSRVVGYGGYAFIS, from the coding sequence ATGATAGTCAGAAAACCAGCGGTGGCGGGCTACTTTTACCCTTCAGACCCGTATGAGTTGAAAAGAAGGGTAGAAGAGCTGATGGAAGAGACCTTAGAGCCCAGGGGTGAAGTAATGGGTCTTATAGCACCCCATGCGGGATACGATTACTCTGGAAGAACTGCAGGGAAAGTCTACTCCCTCATCAAAGACAAACTCATAAGGAGGGTGCTTCTCATCGGACCCTCTCATTTTGTAGACTTTGATGGTTATTCCTTTGGGAGCTTTGAAGCCTTTGAAACACCCCTGGGAAGGGTGTTTGTGGACAGGTTAAGCGTTGAGAAATATGCAGGGGAAAGGAGGGAATTTTTCCAGGATGAGCCGCACCTGTGGGAACACTCCCTTGAGGTTCAGCTCCCCTTCCTCCAGCTTGCCCTCGGTGAATTTCTGCTAATCCCTGTAGTTTATGGAAGGGTCAGGGCACAGGAATTAAAGAAACTTATTGAACACTTCTGCAAGGAGGATACACTCTTTGTGATAAGCTCGGACCTCAGCCATTACTATGATGAACAAACTGCAAAAAGACTTGACAGCCACTGCCATGCGTGGATTCTGTACGGGGACAAAGAGCAAAAGGGATGGTGTGAAGCCTGTGGTAAAAAGGGCATAGAGGGCGCTCTGCTTTATGCAAAGGGAAAAAATATGAGGGCAATCCTTGTGCATTACAGCACCTCAGCAAAGGCATCTGGGGACAGGAGCAGAGTTGTGGGATATGGGGGATATGCCTTTATCTCATGA
- a CDS encoding Maf family protein, which produces MRLLILASESKRRVQILSMLGFKFLVIPSYVEESHQGRPILTARRLAFKKAFTVWKDYKFATVLGADTLVVLGNRIMGKPRDREEARQMLVNLSGRWHRVITGVCIISPRKRVSFHDTAWVKFRQMGREEIEEYISTDEPMDKAGAYAVQGMGARFVEKIVGDFYTVMGLPASRTYRVLKDVLD; this is translated from the coding sequence GTGAGACTTTTAATACTTGCCTCCGAATCAAAGAGGAGGGTTCAGATACTCAGCATGCTTGGCTTTAAGTTTCTGGTGATACCTTCTTATGTGGAAGAGAGCCATCAGGGCAGGCCCATACTTACCGCAAGGAGGCTCGCCTTCAAAAAGGCTTTTACCGTATGGAAAGATTACAAGTTTGCCACTGTGCTGGGAGCAGACACGCTTGTGGTGCTTGGAAACAGAATAATGGGGAAGCCCAGAGACAGGGAAGAGGCAAGGCAGATGCTTGTGAACCTTTCGGGAAGATGGCACAGGGTGATAACAGGCGTCTGCATAATATCTCCCAGAAAAAGGGTGAGCTTCCATGACACAGCATGGGTCAAATTTAGACAGATGGGAAGGGAGGAGATAGAGGAATACATTTCCACCGATGAACCCATGGACAAGGCAGGTGCCTATGCGGTGCAGGGCATGGGTGCGAGGTTTGTGGAAAAGATAGTGGGGGACTTCTACACGGTTATGGGTCTTCCTGCCAGCAGAACCTACAGGGTGCTTAAAGATGTTCTGGATTAG
- a CDS encoding YggS family pyridoxal phosphate-dependent enzyme: MSCDRLREIEERIERACERAGRKREEVLLLGASKGVPSEKLREFFHCGLKTFGENRVQEFLKKYQELRDLPIDWHFIGRLQSNKVKYIIDKVSLIHSLDRESLLEELQKRAEKLGRVQEVLIEVNLGGEETKGGVEPENLRSFFENCLQMQNIKVLGLMCIPPYREDPGEVRIYFALLRRLREQLQEEFKLELPHLSMGMSQDFETAIEEGATIVRIGTLLFGGRS, translated from the coding sequence ATGAGCTGTGATAGATTGAGGGAGATAGAGGAGAGAATTGAGAGAGCCTGTGAGCGTGCAGGTAGAAAAAGGGAAGAGGTGCTCCTCCTTGGAGCCTCAAAGGGCGTTCCCTCTGAAAAGCTCAGGGAGTTTTTCCACTGCGGGCTGAAGACTTTTGGAGAAAACAGGGTTCAGGAGTTTCTCAAAAAATACCAGGAGCTTAGAGACCTTCCCATAGACTGGCACTTTATAGGCAGGCTTCAGAGCAACAAGGTAAAGTATATCATAGACAAAGTTAGCCTCATACACTCTCTGGACAGGGAAAGCCTGCTGGAAGAGCTTCAGAAAAGGGCAGAGAAACTTGGCAGGGTTCAGGAGGTTCTCATAGAGGTCAACTTGGGGGGTGAAGAGACAAAGGGTGGAGTTGAACCAGAAAACCTCAGGTCTTTCTTTGAAAATTGTCTTCAGATGCAGAACATAAAGGTTCTGGGTCTCATGTGTATCCCACCCTACAGGGAAGACCCTGGGGAGGTCAGAATCTACTTTGCCCTTCTCAGAAGGCTAAGAGAGCAGCTCCAGGAGGAGTTTAAGTTGGAACTTCCCCACCTCTCCATGGGTATGTCCCAAGACTTTGAGACCGCAATAGAAGAAGGTGCCACCATAGTGAGGATAGGGACACTACTGTTTGGAGGCAGAAGTTAG
- the murC gene encoding UDP-N-acetylmuramate--L-alanine ligase, which produces MFREKVKSFHFVGIGGIGMSGIAQILLELGYEVSGSDIRENKNTELLRKKGAKVYIGHSEENLKDAQVVVYSSAVSEENPEIKRARELGIPVIPRGEMLAELFRLGEGIAICGSHGKTTTTSMIAHAYHEAGHDPTVLIGGVLQRFGSNAKLGKDNLIISEADESDGSFLKLLPTVAVITNIDREHIGFYRDLEDIKQAFLRFADAVPFYGFVVLNWDDENCRWVAERTHRRVVSFGIRSVANYTAENLRLVDGRYAFEVWHDGQKLGEVHLGVPGRHNVYNALACFAVCHQAGLSSEDVVRALEGFRNAERRLEFKGYFREAPVYDDYGHHPTEIRAVINAIRDMHPEKRLLLVFQPHRYSRTYHLFEDFISVLKEADLCLLADIYPAGEKNSYGIKAEEIAARAGCVYCPTKEELFEALEEKVSDNHVLLFMGAGSISKWCEEFLALKRV; this is translated from the coding sequence ATGTTCAGAGAAAAGGTCAAAAGCTTTCACTTTGTGGGAATTGGCGGAATCGGAATGAGTGGTATAGCCCAGATACTTCTTGAGCTCGGCTATGAGGTCTCTGGCTCAGATATAAGGGAGAACAAGAACACGGAACTGCTAAGAAAAAAGGGTGCGAAGGTTTACATAGGACACTCGGAAGAAAACCTGAAAGATGCTCAGGTTGTAGTCTACTCCTCGGCGGTTTCGGAAGAAAATCCAGAGATAAAAAGGGCTAGGGAGCTTGGTATACCCGTCATACCCAGGGGTGAGATGCTCGCAGAGCTCTTCAGGCTGGGCGAGGGCATAGCCATATGCGGCTCTCACGGGAAAACCACCACCACCTCCATGATAGCTCATGCCTATCATGAAGCCGGACATGACCCCACTGTTCTCATAGGCGGGGTCCTTCAGAGGTTTGGCTCCAACGCAAAGCTGGGTAAGGACAATCTCATAATCTCAGAGGCGGATGAGAGCGACGGCAGTTTTCTAAAACTTCTGCCCACAGTGGCAGTCATAACCAACATAGACAGGGAGCACATAGGCTTTTACAGAGACCTTGAGGATATAAAGCAGGCATTTCTCAGGTTTGCAGATGCTGTGCCCTTTTATGGCTTTGTAGTGCTCAATTGGGACGACGAAAACTGCAGGTGGGTAGCAGAGAGGACTCATAGAAGGGTGGTGAGCTTTGGTATTCGGTCAGTGGCAAACTACACTGCTGAGAATCTCAGGCTCGTAGATGGCAGATATGCCTTTGAGGTCTGGCACGATGGGCAAAAGCTTGGTGAAGTTCATCTTGGTGTGCCTGGCAGGCACAACGTTTACAACGCCCTTGCCTGCTTTGCCGTATGCCATCAGGCAGGGCTCAGTTCTGAGGATGTGGTCAGAGCTCTTGAAGGCTTCAGGAATGCAGAGAGAAGGCTTGAATTCAAGGGCTACTTCAGAGAGGCCCCAGTTTATGACGACTACGGACACCACCCTACGGAGATAAGAGCGGTTATAAATGCCATAAGAGATATGCATCCTGAAAAGCGTCTCTTACTCGTTTTTCAGCCTCACAGGTATTCAAGAACTTACCATCTTTTTGAGGACTTTATCAGCGTGCTGAAGGAGGCAGACCTCTGCCTTCTTGCGGACATATACCCTGCTGGTGAGAAAAACTCCTATGGAATAAAAGCAGAAGAAATTGCAGCCAGGGCAGGCTGTGTTTACTGTCCTACAAAGGAAGAACTCTTTGAAGCCCTTGAGGAAAAGGTTTCTGATAACCATGTGCTTCTCTTTATGGGTGCAGGCAGCATATCAAAGTGGTGCGAGGAGTTTCTGGCTCTGAAAAGGGTATGA
- a CDS encoding metal-binding protein, producing MALGRSHDFVNLLALPACLYYLPKEFYLPFTAGYLFGTFFLSPDLDLSRSKPSKRWKTLKIVWRPYQLLSKHRGASHIPLLGTFLRLAYFSFMFLFLYFVLLGISSEYLPQLKDLLLSFDPFDFFSELAHREEVFYFALGVVLSEVFHVLLDLLTSTFKRFKI from the coding sequence TTGGCTCTGGGAAGAAGTCACGACTTTGTGAACCTCCTTGCCCTCCCTGCATGTCTGTATTACCTGCCAAAGGAGTTCTACCTTCCCTTCACAGCTGGATACCTCTTTGGAACCTTCTTTCTCTCTCCAGACCTTGACCTTTCCCGTTCAAAACCATCAAAAAGGTGGAAGACTCTGAAAATTGTCTGGAGACCTTATCAGCTCCTTTCAAAGCACAGGGGAGCATCCCACATACCCCTTCTGGGCACTTTTCTAAGGCTTGCATACTTTTCCTTCATGTTTCTGTTCCTTTACTTTGTCCTGCTGGGTATTTCCTCTGAGTATCTGCCCCAGTTGAAGGACCTTCTCCTTAGCTTTGACCCCTTTGACTTTTTCTCAGAGCTTGCCCATAGAGAAGAGGTCTTCTACTTTGCACTGGGAGTGGTCCTCTCTGAAGTTTTTCATGTGCTTCTTGACCTTTTGACCAGCACCTTTAAAAGGTTTAAAATATAG
- a CDS encoding TlpA disulfide reductase family protein, with amino-acid sequence MPLKLGEKAKDFELPEREGHFHSLAETVGYKLLVFYKVTCPACQLTLPFVERLHKLYGHVVTVWGIAQDPEHAVREFAKKYGLTFPQLVDYPDYWVSVDYDVQIVPTIYLIDPGGQVDFVSHSFVKSELRELNERLASISGQAPEDIFAGQRVPELKPG; translated from the coding sequence ATGCCGCTAAAGTTGGGAGAAAAGGCGAAGGATTTTGAGCTGCCAGAGAGAGAGGGCCACTTCCATTCTCTGGCAGAAACTGTTGGCTATAAACTTCTTGTTTTCTATAAGGTTACCTGCCCTGCCTGTCAGCTCACGTTGCCTTTTGTAGAAAGGCTCCATAAGCTCTACGGGCATGTGGTGACAGTTTGGGGCATAGCTCAGGACCCGGAGCATGCGGTGCGGGAATTTGCAAAAAAATACGGATTGACTTTCCCTCAGCTCGTAGACTATCCAGACTACTGGGTATCTGTTGATTATGATGTGCAGATTGTGCCCACCATCTATCTCATAGACCCGGGAGGACAAGTAGACTTTGTAAGCCACTCTTTTGTGAAGTCTGAACTCAGAGAGCTCAACGAGAGGCTCGCCTCCATATCTGGACAGGCTCCGGAGGATATCTTCGCAGGTCAGCGTGTCCCCGAGCTAAAACCTGGCTGA
- a CDS encoding cytochrome C, translating to MDVLGFQPMWYVPTVGSATVIAIIASIHVLASHTSVGASILLAYLATKAYRENIPQIYDYIKKYLLALLVFSYVSGSITGPGIWFSATVANPRGISALIHNFVWVWAAEWIWFVAEVTLVYILYYTLGRIDQRSWLRLAWTFAVGSWATMYIIVGILSFMLSPGHEKWFTTGNILDAFYNKNYFPHLLMRSSFMFAIAGTIGIVIASLMKKDISEKVYKDIVRTMSYWGIGGLVFGSMFFGWYVSTLPERSLIMLAGIIPKWYYALIFAILLVVLAHFVLTSIKPTLARPYIAYPIYALIFFMGVYPEEKIRETIRKPYVAGEFVWVNQIIARDVPAKGIHSEINTINEKGFLRVNAFVPEGLKTITPENKIMAGKAVAILQCSGCHNVTGNTGLRPFAKKFEGMTSEEAVYGFLSNYLTPQNHPAYMPYFVGKDEELRALSAYIADMVSKGGRVSAKIEVPKISLEAHR from the coding sequence ATGGATGTGCTTGGTTTCCAGCCCATGTGGTATGTGCCCACAGTAGGCAGTGCCACGGTCATTGCCATCATAGCCTCTATTCATGTGCTGGCGTCCCACACCTCAGTGGGTGCGTCAATCCTGCTTGCCTACCTTGCCACCAAAGCCTACAGAGAGAACATCCCCCAGATATACGACTACATCAAGAAGTATCTTCTGGCACTGCTGGTCTTTTCCTATGTGTCTGGTTCCATAACCGGTCCTGGAATATGGTTTTCTGCCACAGTAGCAAACCCACGGGGAATCTCAGCCCTTATTCACAACTTTGTGTGGGTCTGGGCGGCGGAGTGGATATGGTTTGTGGCAGAGGTTACCCTTGTCTATATTCTGTATTACACCCTTGGAAGGATTGACCAGAGGAGCTGGCTCAGGCTTGCCTGGACCTTTGCCGTAGGCTCATGGGCGACCATGTACATTATCGTGGGCATACTCTCCTTTATGCTCTCCCCCGGACATGAAAAGTGGTTTACAACCGGCAACATCCTGGACGCTTTTTACAACAAAAACTACTTCCCCCATCTTCTGATGAGAAGCTCCTTCATGTTTGCCATAGCGGGCACCATAGGCATAGTCATCGCAAGCCTGATGAAAAAGGATATCTCAGAAAAGGTCTACAAGGATATAGTCAGGACCATGTCCTATTGGGGCATTGGTGGGCTTGTATTTGGAAGCATGTTCTTTGGATGGTATGTCTCCACACTGCCAGAAAGAAGTCTTATAATGCTTGCGGGCATAATTCCCAAGTGGTATTACGCCCTTATATTTGCCATATTGCTCGTAGTTCTTGCACACTTTGTGCTGACCTCAATAAAACCCACGCTGGCAAGACCCTACATCGCATACCCCATATATGCTCTTATCTTTTTCATGGGCGTCTACCCAGAGGAGAAGATAAGGGAAACAATCCGCAAGCCCTACGTGGCTGGTGAGTTTGTATGGGTAAACCAGATTATAGCCAGAGATGTGCCTGCAAAGGGCATACACTCTGAGATAAACACGATAAACGAAAAGGGTTTTCTGAGAGTAAACGCCTTTGTGCCGGAGGGTCTAAAGACCATCACACCGGAGAACAAAATAATGGCAGGCAAGGCGGTGGCAATACTTCAGTGTTCTGGTTGCCACAACGTGACGGGTAATACGGGTCTAAGACCTTTTGCGAAGAAGTTTGAGGGTATGACCAGCGAAGAAGCCGTCTATGGCTTCCTTTCTAACTACCTCACACCTCAGAACCACCCTGCCTACATGCCCTACTTTGTGGGTAAGGATGAGGAGCTCAGAGCTCTTTCCGCCTACATAGCGGACATGGTCTCAAAGGGCGGACGGGTTTCTGCAAAGATTGAAGTGCCAAAAATCAGTCTTGAGGCACATAGATAA
- the sppA gene encoding signal peptide peptidase SppA has protein sequence MKKWLRRLLIFGIIVLVLGFLSSLLSRVPVGDRVAVIKVKGAIIEPDRIVSRIQQAKEDKSIKALVLRVDSPGGSVGASQEIYRALEDFKTSGKPLVVSMGNVAASGGYYISAPADVIFANPGTITGSIGVIVQHTELKDLFERLGIKTTAIKTGKFKDTLSPFRELTPEEKEYLQRTIEDAYEQFLQAILKYRSKKISEQKLKEIADGRIFTGRVAKELGLVDEPGNLQDAINRARQLAGVPGARVFYMEERRGLIRRLMEEDFEGFLNHYPFMLYYIMR, from the coding sequence ATGAAAAAGTGGCTTAGAAGGCTTTTAATTTTTGGCATAATAGTTCTGGTGCTTGGCTTTCTGAGTTCTTTGCTTTCAAGAGTTCCCGTCGGCGACAGGGTGGCAGTCATAAAGGTAAAGGGTGCCATAATTGAGCCCGACAGGATAGTATCAAGAATTCAGCAGGCAAAAGAGGACAAAAGCATCAAGGCCCTCGTGCTGAGAGTTGACAGCCCGGGAGGCTCTGTGGGAGCCTCTCAGGAGATATACAGAGCCCTTGAGGACTTTAAAACTTCCGGAAAGCCTCTGGTGGTCTCCATGGGAAATGTGGCCGCCTCTGGTGGGTACTACATATCTGCACCTGCGGACGTGATATTTGCCAACCCCGGAACCATAACAGGCAGTATAGGAGTCATAGTTCAGCATACGGAGCTCAAGGACCTCTTTGAAAGGCTTGGAATAAAGACCACAGCCATAAAGACGGGCAAGTTCAAGGACACCCTATCCCCCTTTAGGGAACTGACGCCCGAGGAAAAAGAGTATCTACAGAGGACCATAGAAGATGCCTATGAACAGTTCCTTCAGGCTATCCTTAAATACCGCTCAAAGAAGATAAGTGAACAGAAGCTAAAGGAAATAGCAGACGGGAGAATCTTCACGGGCAGGGTAGCAAAGGAGCTGGGTCTTGTGGACGAGCCTGGAAACCTTCAGGATGCCATAAACAGGGCGAGACAACTGGCAGGGGTGCCCGGGGCTAGGGTCTTCTATATGGAGGAAAGAAGAGGTCTTATAAGAAGGCTCATGGAGGAGGACTTTGAGGGCTTTTTAAATCATTACCCCTTCATGCTCTATTACATCATGAGATAA